A stretch of DNA from Coccidioides posadasii str. Silveira chromosome 4, complete sequence:
TTGTGTGTAGAGCGGATATATAGCAGTATTCGAAAAGTCCCAGGCAAGCCGGGAACTTTCGAGGAAGTCACTGAAGATGAAGCTTTGAAGGCCGTGATCGAGAATGAGTTCACGGGTACGTTATTGACTTTGTTCCGCTTCCCCCCTAGCCTACGCAATTTCACTTCTATGCTGTATGATGCGTTAGTATTAACTTTGTTCTTGTGCTGCACTCTGGCCTGTAGGTCATCCCGGTGTCAAAGCGAGCCATTGCCATGCTGCGATAGGAATCATGGCTGTCAAAAGGACAACCGAAGGGatagctttcttttttgggcATAACACGGACTCCTTTGTGAGAACTACTTCCCCAAATGATTATAGGGAGCCTTATTTGAGCTAACTGCCAACCGTTCTTTCACAGGCCATTGCCTCAATGACTTCAGATGATCCCGAGCCGTGCTGCCTTATGTCCCGAAACAAAGGTTACAGCAAAGTGGCACAAGGAGGACGATATACTAGGTTGAACAGGTAAACTGCATCTCGCAATGCGCCCAGCATCCTTCCCGTTCCCATGATTTCAACGAAAACAGTTTACAAAGTAGTTTGAGAGTGCTGATGATTTCTCGCAGTAGATCTAGATACAAGCCAAGCAAGTCATAAACCAGCTTTGCTGCCAGATACCCTAGGATTTCCGGTCAATTTTAGGGGGGGAAAATATCCGGACGAAGTTCCTATGAAAGACGGCTGTGTTGCCTTTGGAGGCTGGCATCCTCTTACCTAATCTGACCCTGAACCCCATTAAACTTGCTCTTCCGTGCTCTTCCTAAATATTTTGTCATATGCTCCTCTCAGCACACAAAACGGGCGGGTATGGTTGGTAAAATGGATCTGGAATTATGCGAGGGCAGTGAGGAAGCCTTTGTTTTTGTCTTCACAACCTCGCGTAGTGCCAAATTCCAATTGGGTTTTGAGATGTAGTGCTAGGGAAATCCTATAAAGTCTCTAGAACCCTTTTAGATTCATTTTTTTATGTAATCTGCGTACATGTCTTAAGAATCCCTTAGAGGTAATCTTCAAGATCAACTCACTCTGAGGATTACGGAATAGGGTTTCTGGACGAAGGTAAGATGCAAAATGGGTCCGATTGGTATGTATATTGTCTTTGGTGATATCCTAAGGTAAAGTAGGTGTTGATGTTGGATTAGAAATTGGAGTCGCTCCGCCAGACGAGCCTCCATTTGCGACGAGGGCCTTTGTAGCACCCTTTTTacgcttcttcttcttcgcgATGACAACCGGCTTCGCACCGTAATCTCCCAACTCCAAGTGAGTACCGCAGGTCAGACAGTCCGCGCCCTCTGGAGGCTCGCAGAAGATGCTCAGGCAAATGCTGCAGACGAAGCCCACATCGACGACCTTCCGGTGGCAGAAGCAGGCGGCGCGGAAGTCAACGTCAACGCGCGTGGGCAGGATCAGGTGTCGCCGTGAGCGCTGGTCCGGGAGGAAAGCCACCATGAGGTACTGTAGGAATCCGCGGGGGTGGTCTACGGGAACGTAGATGCCGCGGGTGGCGTCGCAGGCTTGCTGGAGGAAGACGGCATCGCCGGAGAGTTTGCAGATGTCGATGGGGATATGCAGGCGCTGGCAGGCGAAGATACTGTTCATGATAGGGATGTACTGGTGGGCTGAGCCCGTGGCGCTGCTTACGGAGATTATGAGGATGCGGGACTGGAGGCCGGTCGGGGAGGAGCGGGATGATTGTGAGGTTGGGTCTGGGTGGGAGCCTGGTGGTGGAGGGAGGCCGGTGGCCGTCGGGGTGGGATTGGAAGGATCGCTGTCGAGTCTGGAAGTGCCGTGGGTTTCGGCGTAGGCGATTGTCTCGCGGTTTATGTGGCTCAGGGCAAGGGTGAGAGCGCCGGCCATCATGGTCGAGGTGGCGGAGCTGACGGAGGCCGGGGAGGTTGTGGCGAGGAGGGCTTTGAGGTTGCGGGTTAGTTGCTCCTCGACGATGCGGAAGGGGCGGTATTTGTTGGATGCTGGGCTTTCGCCTGTTGTGGAAGACATGGCGACGTCTCCGTCTGTGTCTGCTGGCTCATCTTGGTTTGTGTTGGATGAGGCTGTGGTTGGGGTCGGATACAGCCATCGGGCCTCCTGGGAGTGGCTGGCGACAACAGCCACCTTGTTCGCATAGTTGCAAGCGAGATGGGCGTTGACGAAGACGAGGAGATTGGCGACAGCTGTGGAGAGTGGGAGGGTGTCTTCTAGCAGGGCCCAAGCGTGCGGGTTGGTGTCGAGCACAATGGTTAGGAGTGATGCAGCGGTATCTGGGGAAGAAAATCACTCAGTCAGCTTTGATCCTATTTTatcaatttcttttttttttcttttctctctcctgCGGGGCTTATTTCGCATGGTGATGGAAATCTGAAGCTTCGGATCATACCAGCTTCAAAGTGATCGGAAGAATCAACAGGGTTCATGATGCCGAGTGTCCTGACGGAGGAACACCAGGCTCGCTCCTCTCTTCAAACGCCGGAAACGTGCAAATAAGAATCTCCTTTGCGCGAAGTTTAGCAGGGGGGGAGAATATCTTGCATGACCAGCCCGTCTTCCTCGTGGTTGAAATCCCCATGCGATGTCATCGTCCCGCAGCTTTGCGATGCTTCAGAGCTTCGATGTGCATTGATGACATAAGCGGGGTTTCACAGACGTAATACACAAACGTACTCTGTACTAAACCCTGTACAGGGGAGGGAATCAACAATACGCCTTATCAGGCCAAGCAATGCGCATCCTCGTATTCGCCTTTGGGCGTGAATATCACAGCTTAGTCCTCACCGTCATTTTGATCGGTGAAGGTCAAGGCGAAGGAGGGTGAGAGCTTGAATTGTTGCTAGATGTATGGAGTTGCTCAGTCGCCCGGGGCTGTCTATTATATAGCATGGAGTGCTCCCAACCCCCATTGTGTTACATCTGCATTCCGAATATCCGCCGTCACAGCCAGGTAACAAACCAACAAGGAGTTCCAGCCAACCAACTAGTTATACCAACGAACTCTGGATCCCGTTATCAGATCCGATAAGGCTTTGGTTACTTCATTACCAGGAGAATGCGCCCGGCGAGCAACCAGCGCCAGCCGGGCACCTGCACAAGTCAGGCCAGACCATGTCCAGGAGCTCGTGCGTGGTTGGATGGATGCATTCAACAGCTGGGTCATACTGTGCGTAATTACTGGACAACTCTCCGCTGTGCGGGTGCCTTGTCGTGATGTAACTTCCAAGAGATAGATAAGCTCCACTGCGCATGAAAAGGGAATGGTTCAGAGCATGTCCTATCTTGGGCGGTTCCAGAGCTCACCAAACCCTCTTTCGCCTGCCATGATAAATCATTTTTCACGACACTTTTTGCATGCGTGAGGAAAGAGACTCTCTTTTCTGCCATCTCTCGCGTCTGATCCTCCATCTGTGTCTTCTTCCTCACCTTCACCAATCTGCATATCCCGCTCAACAGCCTCATAGGGACAGCGGCTCCCTGTTCTAAGCACGCCCACCCTCCTGACTCATTCCCCAACAGACACGCCTCTCAGAGGCCAGCCAGCTCCCAACAGAACTGCTGCCTTTCGCGGCCGGGGTGATCCCGCAGTTGTGCTCGTACGGAGAATCACACAGACCGTCCCGTTCGTGTTATTGCTTTTCGCCACGGAATCCTCACGCCTCCCCCCATCCCCGGAGTTTTAATCCAGCCTGTGCTTGGTTGGGTGGTCACCGTCCCCCCCGGAGTCCCTAAACTAGCCTGGATATAATTTACCTTTGTCGAGCAGCTTCTGCATAAAAATTCCGCCCGTGGTTTTCTGAGTCAAAGGCGAAGGGAGGCGACTGACACAAGAGTTACAACTCTTCCCCGATTTTCCCACGAAACGAACTGAGACTGAAAGAAAACCAACACGATATTTCTTTTGACAGAacggaaagaaaaaaaaaaaaggaaatatcCACTCAGATTCAAGTACGCCGCCCATGGTTTCGGTGCTTAATAACGATCAGGCGGCGCGACTTGTAAGGGAAGCTGTTGAGCTTGTAGATGCTGGCCATCGCGAGGTCCGTCCCCGGATCCCTTCTCAAAGACCTGCAGATGAGTTCCCATGCTAATTTGGCCCCTGGGTTATTCTCTAGGCTGCCTCCCGCAACCTCCGCGAAGCCATAGCTCTCGCTCCTGAAAACGCCGAAGTTAAAGCGGCATTTTTGAAAGTTCGAGAAGATGAGGAGAATAACCACACGCTGCTGAACCTTTGTCGGCGTTACATCCACCAGCAGGATGAAGACGCCGGCAAGGAGGCAGCAAGATACCTTCGCCAAGAGGGGCTTGAGCCGCCTACTGATGTAGCCCTCGCGTCTTTGAAGCTTGTCCTCGCATCTCCCGCCTCCAAACACTCCGCCACGCAGGATGATATAATCAGTGGTTTGGTTCGTCAAAGCGCGTCTTGTCGGCAGTACTTCGCTGCAGAGCTGCAGAGCTCTGCGACGCAGTTCTTCGATGAGATATACGATCGCGGTGATGGCGCTGTGGTCTGTTTGGACACGGTCATTCTGGATAAAGGGCTCTGGCCATCAGAGACCAATCGGAGCCATTGTGAAGGGGAGCTTCTCCAGCTGTTTATCGCAAAGCTGATGGAATCCGGTCATGACCATGACGGCCGCTCCCTCAAAGGAATCGCGCGACTTCTCGCTGTCCATGCACAATGCCTGCATCATCTAATCGACGAAGAAGGATTCGATGTGatcctttcttctcttgacCTAAGACTTCCAGTTGATGTACGCAGCCAAGCGACCTTGGCGACTGCAAAGTACCTGGAGGCGTCCCAAGAGACCGGTCAAGAACTTTTCACAAAGGTTGTGAAAGCGCGCGTCGCAAGGCGTAGATGCGAAGACTACATCATCGCTTTCTCCGCTGCTGCAGTTGTCTTTCCTCTCGTACCCGCCATAGCGTCAACCCTTTTCTTATCAGAGGGATTTCTACAGTCACTTACTCCCTTGCTTTATAAAAGACAAAAGCACCCTGCTTTGGAATTAGCAGTCCTGGAGCTATTTAATGCGGCTTGCATCGATCGAGCTTGCAGGGATGCTATTGACAAGCACCATTCAGAATGTTTGTCATATACCCTCAGCAACGGATCGCAGGAAGCTGCGGGTCTTTCTGCAGTGATTCTAGCGAAAATCCAGGCCTCTGAAAAAAAATCAGAAGCTTTGTCGAGCCGTATGCAGGAAGCAAGCACTGAGTCCCATGACTTGGTGGAACGGTTTAAAAATTTGCTCTCTGAACAACCTTCGGGAGAAGGGATCTGTCATGCTGTTGAAGGACTGGCGTATTCCTCCGTGAAACCGGAAGTGAAAGAGCAAATAGCAAAGGACTCGGACTTTCTCAAGAACCTGGTTCACATTCTGAGGAACAGGAAGGCGGAGAATACGGTGTTGTATGGTGGGCTCATGACGATATGGAACGTCACCAAATATCGACCGAATCTATCAGAGGACCAGAGGAAGCTTTCGGAACTTAAAGCGTACGCGAATACCTCGAAGCCAGCGCAACCTCATAAACTAGACGATGAAGAGCACGTGAAAATTCGTTGCACTGCCGTCATTGATGCCGGCGTTGTGCCTCTACTGATTGATTGTGAAAAGCAGAATCTCTCGTCGATAAAGAGCCTTAACCATCAGATCCTTTTGGCTCTGTCGAGAGACCCTAAATCGAGAGGAAAGCTAGCTCAGCAAGGTGCCGTGAAACTTCTCGTCGCGGCCCTTAATCCAGGAGGGGACGCTGCTCGGAAATTGAATGACTCTACTTATAATGCTGCGCACGCGCTTGCACGAATTTTAATCTCGGTGAATCCATCTCACGTTTTCCCATCTTCGGGATTCCCCCAGATCACTTCAGCGGTTCGGCCATTACTGCTTCTCCTTACTCCATCAGAGACGAGTTCTACGGACCAGCCACGCGACCTCCTCCCAATTTTTGAAAGCCTTCTTGCCCTAACAAATCTTGCATCGTCACCCGACAGAAACGCCGGAGCGAGCATCGTCCGTGCCGGATGGACCACTATCGAGGACCTACTTTTGTCAGGTCACAGCTATATCCAACGTGCTGTCTGCGAGCTCGTTTGCAATCTGATGACCTGCGAACAGGGTATCGGTAAATTTGCAGACAGATCGGCCCGCGCGAGCCAGCGTCTACATATAATTCTCGCTCTCGCGGACGTGGAGGACCTTCCGACCCGCCGAGCGGCCGGCGGCGCTCTGGCTATGCTTACTGAATACGAATCGGCGGTGTCTGCCATTCTTGATCGGGAGCGGGGATTGAAGATTATTCTAGGACTGTGCgccgacgatgacgatggcTTGGTGCATCGGGGCGTTGTTTGCTTGAACAACCTTGTCCGGGCCACCGGCGATATTGGCAAGCGGGCAAAGAAGGACCTACTCGAGAATGGCGCACTAGATACGTTGAAGACGTGCCTTACACAATCGCATAATCCGGCTGTGGTGGAAAGCGGAGTTGAGGCGTTGAAAGCGTTGATCAACTGAAAGCGATACGTGGCAGTAGACCGTGGTTTTTCTTGGTTTTCCATCCTTgtttacctttttttccctcctcttTCTCGGAATGACTATTTAATCCAGAGCATAATATACATCGGGGGCAGGCATTGGAAATTATTGACATGACTGGTGATTTGGAATGGCAAGGGGTGTTggccccttttttttttttttttttttttttgcgttTTCCTCTCGGTTTTGTTGGGTGCAGTGACCAAACTCGTCCCCGCCGGGGCGAGCGATTTCGGTGATTC
This window harbors:
- the TFB4 gene encoding RNA polymerase II transcription factor B subunit 4 (BUSCO:372510at4751~EggNog:ENOG410PIUI~COG:K~BUSCO:12322at33183), yielding MNPVDSSDHFEADTAASLLTIVLDTNPHAWALLEDTLPLSTAVANLLVFVNAHLACNYANKVAVVASHSQEARWLYPTPTTASSNTNQDEPADTDGDVAMSSTTGESPASNKYRPFRIVEEQLTRNLKALLATTSPASVSSATSTMMAGALTLALSHINRETIAYAETHGTSRLDSDPSNPTPTATGLPPPPGSHPDPTSQSSRSSPTGLQSRILIISVSSATGSAHQYIPIMNSIFACQRLHIPIDICKLSGDAVFLQQACDATRGIYVPVDHPRGFLQYLMVAFLPDQRSRRHLILPTRVDVDFRAACFCHRKVVDVGFVCSICLSIFCEPPEGADCLTCGTHLELGDYGAKPVVIAKKKKRKKGATKALVANGGSSGGATPISNPTSTPTLP
- a CDS encoding uncharacterized protein (EggNog:ENOG410PIQT~COG:D,O~TransMembrane:1 (i281-304o)~BUSCO:3017at33183) — encoded protein: MVSVLNNDQAARLVREAVELVDAGHREAASRNLREAIALAPENAEVKAAFLKVREDEENNHTLLNLCRRYIHQQDEDAGKEAARYLRQEGLEPPTDVALASLKLVLASPASKHSATQDDIISGLVRQSASCRQYFAAELQSSATQFFDEIYDRGDGAVVCLDTVILDKGLWPSETNRSHCEGELLQLFIAKLMESGHDHDGRSLKGIARLLAVHAQCLHHLIDEEGFDVILSSLDLRLPVDVRSQATLATAKYLEASQETGQELFTKVVKARVARRRCEDYIIAFSAAAVVFPLVPAIASTLFLSEGFLQSLTPLLYKRQKHPALELAVLELFNAACIDRACRDAIDKHHSECLSYTLSNGSQEAAGLSAVILAKIQASEKKSEALSSRMQEASTESHDLVERFKNLLSEQPSGEGICHAVEGLAYSSVKPEVKEQIAKDSDFLKNLVHILRNRKAENTVLYGGLMTIWNVTKYRPNLSEDQRKLSELKAYANTSKPAQPHKLDDEEHVKIRCTAVIDAGVVPLLIDCEKQNLSSIKSLNHQILLALSRDPKSRGKLAQQGAVKLLVAALNPGGDAARKLNDSTYNAAHALARILISVNPSHVFPSSGFPQITSAVRPLLLLLTPSETSSTDQPRDLLPIFESLLALTNLASSPDRNAGASIVRAGWTTIEDLLLSGHSYIQRAVCELVCNLMTCEQGIGKFADRSARASQRLHIILALADVEDLPTRRAAGGALAMLTEYESAVSAILDRERGLKIILGLCADDDDGLVHRGVVCLNNLVRATGDIGKRAKKDLLENGALDTLKTCLTQSHNPAVVESGVEALKALIN